From a single Miscanthus floridulus cultivar M001 chromosome 8, ASM1932011v1, whole genome shotgun sequence genomic region:
- the LOC136474547 gene encoding protein S-acyltransferase 10-like isoform X2 has product MASSSAAEPSSRLSDRARRSSLGLRFMVLLMHVLFVGAVFILDPTLDWRIHEQPWYIGLYGVLVLLTLVQYFYTAGSSPGYVIDVMRAGSMMHATFVNTAALSKQSNSRNGNTNSPTSHAQLQKLSTMIPTSSWAHMVMDLYPPGSSGRDWTCTYCRVVQPPRTRHCHDCDKCVLQFDHHCIWLGTCIGKKNHCRFWWYIFEETILCIWTAALYIESLRLDVDKAWYIALTNQTTYEVARRKRIFYLRGVPERVHPFSRGICRNLYDFCCSSQKGYILEAVPPSEELEARAARYTCRDVICCRCC; this is encoded by the exons ATGGCGTCCTCCTCTGCCGCTGAGCCCAGCTCCCGCCTCTCTGATCGAG CGAGGAGGTCGTCGCTGGGACTCAGATTCATGGTGCTCCTGATGCACGTGCTGTTCGTTGGCGCTGTCTTCATCCTCGATCCGACCCTCGACTGGCGAATCCACGAGCAGCCGTG GTATATAGGGTTGTATGGAGTGCTTGTCCTGCTCACGTTAGTGCAATACTTCTACACAGCTGGCTCGTCTCCAGG GTATGTTATTGATGTAATGAGAGCTGGTTCCATGATGCATGCAACCTTCGTCAACACTGCTGCTCTTTCAAA GCAGTCAAATTCAAGAAATGGAAACACAAATTCCCCGACGAGTCATGCTCAACTACAGAAACTTAGCACGATGATTCCTACATCGTCATGGGCACACATGGTTATGGATCTTTATCCTCCAGGGTCAAGCGGCAG GGATTGGACTTGCACTTACTGCAGGGTTGTTCAG CCACCTCGTACCCGGCACTGCCATGACTGTGATAAATGTGTCCTTCAATTTGATCATCACTGCATATGGCTTGGAACATGCATTGGCAAAAAGAACCATTGTCGTTTTTG GTGGTACATATTTGAAGAAACAATCTTGTGTATCTGGACTGCTGCTCTCTACATCGAGTCATTGCGTTTAGATGTGGACAAGGCCTG GTACATTGCTCTAACAAATCAAACAACCTACGAAGTTGCCAGAAGAAAGCGAATATTCTACCTAAG GGGAGTACCTGAAAGAGTTCATCCATTCAGTAGAGGCATATGCAGAAATCTGTACGACTTCTGCTGTTCTAGCCAGAAGGGATATATTCTGGAAGCTGTGCCCCCAAGTGAGGAGCTGGAAGCTAGAGCTGCTCGTTACACGTGCCGAGATGTCATTTGCTGCCGTTGCTGCTGA
- the LOC136474547 gene encoding protein S-acyltransferase 10-like isoform X1, with the protein MASSSAAEPSSRLSDRARRSSLGLRFMVLLMHVLFVGAVFILDPTLDWRIHEQPWYIGLYGVLVLLTLVQYFYTAGSSPGYVIDVMRAGSMMHATFVNTAALSKQSNSRNGNTNSPTSHAQLQKLSTMIPTSSWAHMVMDLYPPGSSGRDWTCTYCRVVQPPRTRHCHDCDKCVLQFDHHCIWLGTCIGKKNHCRFWWYIFEETILCIWTAALYIESLRLDVDKAWWKDFVGVILLAVLIFILIFLLLLWLFHSYIALTNQTTYEVARRKRIFYLRGVPERVHPFSRGICRNLYDFCCSSQKGYILEAVPPSEELEARAARYTCRDVICCRCC; encoded by the exons ATGGCGTCCTCCTCTGCCGCTGAGCCCAGCTCCCGCCTCTCTGATCGAG CGAGGAGGTCGTCGCTGGGACTCAGATTCATGGTGCTCCTGATGCACGTGCTGTTCGTTGGCGCTGTCTTCATCCTCGATCCGACCCTCGACTGGCGAATCCACGAGCAGCCGTG GTATATAGGGTTGTATGGAGTGCTTGTCCTGCTCACGTTAGTGCAATACTTCTACACAGCTGGCTCGTCTCCAGG GTATGTTATTGATGTAATGAGAGCTGGTTCCATGATGCATGCAACCTTCGTCAACACTGCTGCTCTTTCAAA GCAGTCAAATTCAAGAAATGGAAACACAAATTCCCCGACGAGTCATGCTCAACTACAGAAACTTAGCACGATGATTCCTACATCGTCATGGGCACACATGGTTATGGATCTTTATCCTCCAGGGTCAAGCGGCAG GGATTGGACTTGCACTTACTGCAGGGTTGTTCAG CCACCTCGTACCCGGCACTGCCATGACTGTGATAAATGTGTCCTTCAATTTGATCATCACTGCATATGGCTTGGAACATGCATTGGCAAAAAGAACCATTGTCGTTTTTG GTGGTACATATTTGAAGAAACAATCTTGTGTATCTGGACTGCTGCTCTCTACATCGAGTCATTGCGTTTAGATGTGGACAAGGCCTG GTGGAAGGACTTTGTTGGTGTAATCCTGTTGGCAGTGCTTATCTTTATCCTTATATTCCTACTGCTATTGTGGTTGTTTCATTC GTACATTGCTCTAACAAATCAAACAACCTACGAAGTTGCCAGAAGAAAGCGAATATTCTACCTAAG GGGAGTACCTGAAAGAGTTCATCCATTCAGTAGAGGCATATGCAGAAATCTGTACGACTTCTGCTGTTCTAGCCAGAAGGGATATATTCTGGAAGCTGTGCCCCCAAGTGAGGAGCTGGAAGCTAGAGCTGCTCGTTACACGTGCCGAGATGTCATTTGCTGCCGTTGCTGCTGA